The proteins below are encoded in one region of Equus caballus isolate H_3958 breed thoroughbred chromosome 16, TB-T2T, whole genome shotgun sequence:
- the LOC138918172 gene encoding rho GTPase-activating protein 20-like isoform X2 — translation MDCQLFGQIWRSGHLCQEVLCLGLAHSELCGHLQFFRTKGKMALFPSKSVTVTVTNSDTVNNIINMSLPMLGITGSEKDYQLWVSSGKKEAPCPLTGHEHPYIIKMSHRPATGLLPQGPEGSTFQESPDTQGQFILKPRHPARNQQRKGQKSVRINFMGNWALRRGSSTCQDLLHVTPPSPKPGQLFGVSLGDVCERDSLPPSLLDMLCFLKQKGPLTEGIFRKSANMKLCRALKETLNAGDKVNLNCESVLVVACVLKDFLRNIPGSVFTSDLYAKWVSITDGENEEEKIAATQRLLDELPRANAELLRYLFGVLHNIQQHSSVNQMTAYNLATCIAPSILCLPNACSAELESDITRKISLVQFLIENCLQIFGEDIASLLGESSMHCDGSEKAADPSTDFGEDIASLLGESSMHCDGSEKAADPSTDLGEDIASLLGESSMHCDGSEKAADPSTDLGEDIASLLGESSMHCDGSEKSADPSTDFGEDIASLLGESSMHCDGSKKAADPSTDFGVSTKQPVESKPVRVIVTYKKAQLQNDAEAPRGVGPPSSLSAMLSVTED, via the exons ATGGATTGCCAACTGTTTGGACAAATTTGGAGAAGTGGACACCTCTGCCAAGAGGTCCTTTGTCTTGGGCTGGCCCACAGTGAACTTTGTGGCCACCTTCAG ttcttcagaactaaaggaaaaatggCACTCTTCCcttcaaag tctGTAACTGTAACAGTGACCAATTCGGATACAGTGAATAACATTATCAACATGTCACTACCAATGCTTGGAATAACT GGCTCTGAGAAAGATTACCAGCTGTGGGTCAGTTCCGGCAAGAAAGAGGCCCCATGCCCACTCACTG GACATGAGCATCCCTACATAATTAAAATGAGCCATCGTCCAGCCACTGGGCTCCTGCCACAGGGACCAGAGGGCTCCACCTTCCAGGAGTCCCCAGACACGCAAGGCCAATTCATCCTGAAGCCAAGGCACCCAGCCAGGAACCAGCAGAGGAAAG GCCAGAAGTCAGTGAGAATTAATTTTATGGGCAACTGGGCCCTCCGGCGTGGCTCCAGCACCTGCCAGGACCTTCTGCACGTGACGCCACCATCCCCAAAGCCAGGGCAGCTCTTCGGCGTCAGCCTCGGGGATGTGTGTGAACGCGACAGCctgcccccttctcttctg GATATGCTTTGCTTTCTTAAGCAAAAAGGGCCGCTCACAGAGGGCATATTCAGAAAATCGGCCAATATGAAATTATGCAGAGCCCTAAAGGAGACATTAAATGCTGGGGACAAAGTGAACCTGAACTGTGAATCTGTTCTTGTGGTCGCATGTGTCTTAAAG GATTTTCTTCGAAACATCCCAGGGAGCGTCTTTACATCTGACCTCTATGCTAAATGGGTCAGTATAACTGATggagagaatgaggaggagaaaatcGCTGCCACTCAGAG GCTTCTGGATGAGCTGCCCAGAGCCAATGCAGAGCTCCTGCGCTATCTTTTTGGAGTGCTGCACAACATTCAGCAGCATTCATCCGTCAATCAGATGACAGCTTACAACTTAGCCACCTGCATAGCCCCAAGCATTCTTTGTTTGCCCAATGCCTGCAGCGCAGAATTAGAAAGTGACATCACAAGAAAG ATTTCTCTTGTGCAATTTTTGATTGAGAATTGCCTCCAGATCTTtggagaagacattgcttccctcctgggggagagctccatgcattgtgatggcagcgagaaggctgcagatccttcgactgacttcggagaagacattgcttccctcctgggggagagctccatgcattgtgatggcagcgagaaggctgcagatccttcgactgacctcggagaagacattgcttccctcctgggggagagctccatgcattgtGATGGCAGCGAGAAGGCTGCAGATCCTTCCACTGACCtcggagaagacattgcttccctcctgggggagagctccatgcattgtgatggcagcgagaagtctgcagatccttcgactgacttcggagaagacattgcttccctcctgggggagagctccatgcattgtGATGGCAGCAAGAAGGCTGCAGATCCTTCGACTGACTTCG GAGTGTCAACCAAGCAACCTGTTGAATCCAAGCCAGTGAGAGTGATAGTGACTTACAAAAAGGCACAACTGCAGAATGACGCCGAGGCCCCACGTGGCGTGGGTCCACCCAGCTCCCTGTCTGCAATGCTTTCAGTCACTGAAGATTAG